One segment of Rubripirellula amarantea DNA contains the following:
- a CDS encoding ExbD/TolR family protein, translated as MSIEVTCQACGSSHHVNERLAGRSVRCPSCENAVAVPELTVETSEAKAIEVEPINVEVVEAEPVSVDPVEIDVASDLSPSPLMATPSMPNAASAGGQFASDDDEDEDDKVLPRGNRPEEEMDMTPMVDVTFLLLIFFMVTAAFSLQKSIMMPRQQTDAPSTAVIEEETEDLDMVELQVDEFGSFLVMAPDWERETPGKQNLISALREAIAANKDGMRLVIKVHEMAKLKALVDAMDAGTIAGYAQLEVTQVDSFD; from the coding sequence ATGTCCATCGAAGTAACCTGCCAAGCATGCGGAAGTAGTCACCACGTCAACGAGCGTTTGGCGGGGCGAAGTGTACGTTGTCCGAGCTGCGAGAACGCGGTGGCGGTTCCCGAATTGACGGTCGAGACCTCTGAAGCCAAAGCTATTGAAGTCGAGCCCATCAATGTTGAGGTTGTCGAGGCTGAACCGGTGAGCGTTGATCCCGTTGAAATCGACGTTGCCAGCGATCTATCGCCGTCACCCTTGATGGCGACTCCCTCGATGCCCAATGCTGCGTCGGCCGGTGGCCAGTTCGCAAGCGATGACGATGAAGATGAGGACGACAAGGTGCTTCCGCGGGGCAATCGACCCGAGGAAGAGATGGACATGACACCGATGGTGGATGTGACGTTCCTGTTGCTTATCTTCTTCATGGTGACGGCCGCGTTCAGTTTGCAAAAGTCAATCATGATGCCGCGTCAACAAACCGACGCACCCAGTACCGCGGTCATCGAAGAAGAAACCGAAGATCTCGACATGGTCGAACTTCAGGTCGACGAATTTGGATCGTTCCTGGTGATGGCGCCAGATTGGGAACGCGAAACGCCCGGCAAGCAGAACTTGATTTCAGCACTGCGTGAAGCAATTGCCGCCAACAAGGACGGGATGCGATTGGTAATCAAGGTCCATGAAATGGCAAAGCTCAAAGCGCTCGTTGATGCGATGGACGCAGGGACGATCGCAGGCTACGCCCAACTCGAAGTTACTCAAGTCGACAGCTTTGACTGA
- a CDS encoding ExbD/TolR family protein, with protein sequence MDDDEDEDLMLPRKKRDDDEMDITPMIDITFLLLIFFVVCSTMDPTKIGTIPEADNGLAIAAKNAAVIFVNPGPNDSVILSKIDSSEFSRDEDAQANEIIEYITSELEKSLGASKQHVMLFGDADVNVGQITRIQKIIGDAFEDLDATYIAVKEN encoded by the coding sequence ATGGACGACGACGAAGACGAAGATCTGATGCTGCCGCGTAAGAAACGCGACGACGACGAGATGGATATCACTCCGATGATCGACATCACGTTCTTGTTGCTGATCTTCTTCGTTGTGTGTTCAACCATGGACCCCACCAAGATCGGCACGATTCCTGAGGCGGACAACGGTTTGGCGATTGCTGCAAAAAATGCGGCTGTGATTTTCGTCAATCCAGGTCCCAACGATTCGGTGATCTTGTCCAAGATTGACAGCTCTGAGTTTTCCCGAGACGAAGATGCTCAGGCAAACGAGATCATTGAGTACATCACTTCCGAGTTAGAAAAGTCACTTGGTGCAAGTAAGCAACACGTCATGCTTTTTGGCGACGCTGACGTCAACGTAGGTCAGATAACGCGAATACAAAAAATCATCGGTGATGCGTTTGAAGATCTTGATGCCACGTACATCGCGGTCAAAGAAAACTAA
- a CDS encoding outer membrane protein assembly factor BamB family protein — translation MLAKDLIDRLERLGLLDQEIIEALRQQLDQGGSRVTPEAVAKLLVDNGQLTTFQASKLIGELRSSQYDEPVEVEEVDLTAGLDVATDVEMVSAVDDDDVFGEAVAVEAVPMEAVPVEAMPVESGSMGTMGGGVGSTPMANRPQPTRRKPPPQKSVWDSFKVYGYLGIIALLLVVGGALYFILSRESVEAVIGDANAAYEQQNYEAAQGKYVGFLESFGEETEYSSLARTRIVMTQLYKAATFKQEPEQGVTKARELLPTIADEKGMNEERNNLAQLLVEIAQNIATAAGKAGETSRKEELLATLDQHSKLMENPQYMSSTSRVALEGQIKSIEEARAKVQRDISRNRDLDIAEAEMIASLKEQKTKDAYDTRKALLRDYPELYDHERLSVLIAEASDTQQKLVSKTKDVPETSPGQTESKAARSIVLTSLAGREAPDLRGQALYLRAGGSVLAFDGYSGKLKWRKFVGSSDDLPPVGVEDGLGVLLSESSTNDIIRCDAETGDVIWRARMREPFSEPVVVKSDVFVATDGGRLISMDADSGDAKWATLIPQGLETGPGVDGRLRRIYMPGNHSNLYVINAQDGTCVESFYTGHSEGTIAVPPVPLFGHLFVIENAGTKYAFVHVLKVNEQGEQVEVAQDPIRLAGNVRVSPIIQGRRLIVLTDLGEVKVLDIELAAEGDKVSVVASLPPFYDEPTATEMAVDPQGSAMWITGTRVGRYKLQISTGQVIRDWSLHELDRFIGKPFIADDTLVYARVLRGTSATRVTAANPKTGEEIWRTDVGVPISMIGTAPEGGFHSVTSQAALFALDRESLASGSTKGPLENPGRRSVNIRFEKPVAMEDGRVAFLDEGGGETVLVYAPQRENEKLRQVTMSLPAGQPSGGMIYAGGGLFMPLTTGRAVLINWQTGAVIGAPFQPASDPAGTVKWTNPVARSDDPNQIIVADSRKKIYRLRVDGLIRELSSKDIKTEFLGAAASVNDTFIAGASGPAADYLVGHDMESLEEGFRTLLGGRIVWGPVATNDYALIKTDDGNLRAFGPDGSEKFSISIPDGNPVGVPVEMGEEWLLAGSTGWLLKLDASSGNLTGQSDLGQPLSSSPILVGKSLLVPGAEGVIYITEVPGN, via the coding sequence ATGCTCGCTAAAGACTTGATCGACCGACTTGAGCGACTTGGTTTGCTTGATCAAGAGATCATCGAAGCACTACGTCAACAACTCGATCAAGGTGGGTCACGTGTGACCCCCGAGGCGGTCGCTAAGTTGTTAGTTGACAATGGCCAATTGACTACGTTTCAAGCCTCCAAGCTCATCGGAGAATTGCGTAGCAGCCAATACGATGAACCCGTTGAAGTGGAAGAGGTCGATCTAACCGCTGGACTTGATGTCGCCACCGACGTGGAAATGGTATCGGCCGTTGATGACGACGACGTGTTCGGTGAAGCGGTCGCTGTTGAAGCGGTTCCAATGGAAGCCGTGCCGGTTGAAGCGATGCCGGTGGAGTCAGGTTCGATGGGAACGATGGGCGGCGGAGTAGGGAGTACTCCAATGGCCAATCGTCCACAACCTACGCGTCGAAAGCCGCCACCACAGAAATCGGTTTGGGATTCGTTCAAGGTTTACGGCTACCTCGGGATCATTGCGTTGTTACTTGTTGTTGGTGGAGCGTTGTATTTCATCTTGTCACGCGAGAGCGTTGAAGCGGTGATTGGCGATGCCAATGCAGCCTACGAACAACAAAATTACGAGGCTGCGCAAGGCAAGTACGTCGGGTTCTTAGAAAGTTTCGGCGAAGAAACGGAGTACTCGTCACTCGCCCGAACTCGCATCGTGATGACTCAGTTGTATAAGGCGGCAACGTTCAAGCAGGAACCTGAACAAGGCGTGACTAAGGCGCGAGAACTATTGCCAACGATTGCCGATGAAAAAGGCATGAACGAAGAACGCAACAACTTAGCCCAGTTGTTGGTCGAAATCGCTCAGAACATTGCAACGGCTGCAGGGAAAGCGGGCGAGACAAGTCGCAAAGAAGAACTGCTCGCGACTCTTGATCAGCACAGCAAGCTGATGGAAAACCCACAGTACATGTCCAGTACCAGTCGCGTCGCTTTGGAAGGGCAAATCAAGAGTATCGAAGAGGCTCGCGCAAAGGTTCAGCGAGACATCAGCCGAAACCGAGACTTGGATATCGCCGAAGCTGAGATGATCGCGTCGCTGAAAGAGCAGAAAACGAAGGACGCCTACGATACTCGGAAGGCTCTGCTTCGTGACTATCCCGAATTGTATGACCACGAACGGCTAAGTGTTTTGATTGCTGAAGCCAGTGACACGCAACAAAAATTAGTCTCCAAGACCAAGGATGTTCCCGAGACGAGTCCGGGACAAACGGAATCCAAGGCTGCTCGGTCCATCGTGCTTACATCCTTGGCAGGACGTGAAGCGCCGGACTTGCGAGGGCAAGCTCTCTACCTGCGAGCTGGTGGTTCCGTGTTGGCGTTCGATGGCTACAGCGGCAAATTGAAATGGCGAAAGTTTGTCGGTAGTTCTGATGACTTGCCGCCGGTCGGTGTGGAGGATGGATTGGGCGTTCTGCTTAGCGAATCTTCCACCAACGATATCATTCGCTGCGATGCCGAGACCGGCGACGTGATTTGGCGAGCCCGAATGAGAGAGCCGTTTAGTGAGCCTGTTGTCGTCAAGAGTGATGTCTTCGTGGCGACCGATGGCGGACGATTGATCTCCATGGATGCTGATTCTGGCGATGCCAAATGGGCGACTCTAATTCCCCAGGGGCTCGAGACCGGGCCTGGGGTTGATGGTCGACTCCGGCGAATCTACATGCCTGGCAATCACAGCAATCTTTACGTGATTAACGCTCAAGATGGCACCTGTGTCGAGAGTTTCTACACCGGGCATTCAGAAGGTACGATCGCTGTCCCACCGGTTCCGTTGTTTGGTCACTTGTTCGTGATTGAAAACGCCGGCACCAAGTACGCCTTCGTTCATGTTCTGAAAGTTAACGAGCAAGGCGAGCAAGTCGAGGTCGCTCAGGATCCGATCCGCCTAGCGGGGAATGTTCGCGTGTCGCCGATCATCCAAGGCCGTCGATTGATCGTGCTTACGGACCTCGGTGAGGTGAAGGTTCTAGATATCGAATTGGCCGCCGAGGGAGACAAGGTTTCCGTGGTGGCGAGCTTGCCTCCGTTCTATGACGAGCCCACCGCAACTGAAATGGCGGTCGATCCTCAAGGCAGCGCGATGTGGATCACGGGTACTCGCGTAGGACGCTACAAGTTGCAAATCAGTACTGGTCAAGTGATTCGCGATTGGAGTCTTCACGAGCTCGATCGTTTCATCGGGAAACCATTCATCGCGGATGACACCTTGGTTTACGCTCGCGTGCTTCGCGGAACCTCGGCCACTCGCGTGACCGCCGCTAATCCTAAAACAGGGGAAGAGATTTGGCGAACGGATGTGGGGGTTCCAATTTCTATGATTGGGACCGCACCAGAGGGAGGTTTTCATTCGGTTACTTCCCAGGCTGCTTTGTTTGCTCTTGACCGTGAATCTTTGGCATCAGGTTCAACAAAAGGACCGCTCGAAAACCCGGGGCGACGATCCGTCAATATTCGATTTGAGAAACCCGTCGCGATGGAAGATGGACGAGTGGCTTTCTTGGATGAAGGTGGTGGAGAAACCGTTCTGGTTTATGCACCGCAGCGTGAGAATGAAAAACTCAGGCAAGTGACAATGAGCCTGCCTGCCGGTCAGCCAAGCGGTGGGATGATCTACGCCGGTGGCGGATTGTTCATGCCATTGACGACTGGGCGAGCCGTCTTGATTAATTGGCAAACCGGAGCTGTCATCGGAGCACCCTTCCAGCCCGCCAGCGATCCAGCGGGGACGGTGAAGTGGACCAATCCAGTCGCGCGATCCGATGATCCCAACCAGATCATCGTCGCCGATAGTCGAAAGAAAATTTATCGTCTGCGGGTCGATGGTCTGATTCGAGAGTTGTCTTCTAAAGACATCAAGACCGAGTTCTTGGGAGCCGCTGCGTCAGTCAATGACACGTTTATCGCGGGAGCATCCGGACCGGCAGCGGATTACCTCGTTGGCCATGATATGGAATCGCTCGAAGAGGGGTTTCGTACGCTTTTAGGCGGCAGGATCGTGTGGGGCCCCGTGGCGACCAACGACTATGCATTGATCAAGACGGATGATGGGAATCTGCGAGCGTTTGGGCCGGACGGCAGTGAGAAGTTTTCGATTTCCATCCCCGATGGCAATCCGGTAGGGGTTCCCGTTGAAATGGGCGAGGAATGGTTGCTGGCAGGAAGTACCGGATGGTTGTTGAAGCTCGATGCATCGAGTGGCAATTTGACGGGGCAATCCGACTTGGGGCAACCTCTTTCGTCTTCACCAATTTTGGTAGGAAAGAGCTTGTTAGTACCCGGCGCCGAAGGAGTGATTTACATCACGGAAGTTCCGGGCAATTAA